The nucleotide window CTGAGCTTTTAGGGCTTCAATTACTGCGTTTATGCCGCCGTTTTTTAGCACATCTGCAAACTGTCCTTTATAGGTTTGCACAATAGAGACACCAACAATCTCAACATCATACACCAGCCAACCTCGCTCGTTTGCGTTGTAATATTTATACGTGACGTCATAGCGCTTGCCCTTGCTTTGTAGGTGCGCATTTAGCACTGCTCTTTGAGGCTTTGGCTGTTCGAGTGAGTCTATGATAAACTCCTCATCTGTGTAATCTTTTAGCCTTGAGGCATATATGCGCTTTAGCATTTGGCTGAAATTTTTTACGTATGCACTTTGCTCCTCTTTATTTAGTGCATCGTAATTTTTAAACCCAAGGCTAATTTTGGCCATTAATTCATAGTCAAATATAGGGTCAAACTGCGCTACCACCGCATTTTGCTTTGCGTTTTCATCTAGGCTTTTATCATTTAAAATTTTTATGCTATTTTCTACTCTTTTTGCTACATCGTCTTTTATCTCGTTTATTTCTACTCCAAAAGCTAGCGAAAAAGCCAGTAGGATAGATAGTATAATTTTCATTTTATTCCTTTATTTTATGGGCTCTGTTTTGCTCGTAAGCATCCCTTATCATAGGGTATAAAGATACGCTATCTTTTTTAAATTTATCATACTCGTTTGGATTTAGGCTTAGGTTGTTAAAATCTCTATAAACAGCCGCTCCTAAGCCAGCTTCGCTAGGGTCTACATAATATAGCGGAGAGGTAAACATATCTCCCACAAAGCCCACCATATCTCTTAAATTTGAAGGCCCTAAAATAGGCAAGACTACGTGAAATCCACTGCCTATGCCCCAAGCCCCCAGTGTCTGTCCAAAATCCTCATCGTGGCGTGGTATGTGATAGTACGAGGTTGCCACGTCTGTAAAGCCAGCAAAGCCTATTATGGTATTTGCTATAAAGCGCCTAGTCTCATCCCAAGCGCCTTGAAATTTAAACTGAAGTAGGTTATTTATTAGTCTTATAGGGAATTTTAAATTGTCAAAAAAATTACTTATTACATTTCGTCCAGTCTCTGGCACGACTGCTGCATAGCCCTTTGCAGTGGGAATAAATATGTTTGTATACATAAAATCATTAAAGCTTGTCATCATTTTATTATAACCACTAAGAGGGTCAAATACGCTTTGAGGCTGCTTAAATTCGCTCTCAAAATCATTTGTGCTTGCAAATCCTATACTAATAGCAAAAAATAGAGCTAAAAAAATTCTCAACATATAGCCTTTTTAATGAAAATGCAAAGGTTATATTATATGTTTTAAAGCTTTAAAATTTATTAAAAATATATATTAATTATTATGACGGAATAGCCTAATTTTAAGCAAACTTATATATATAACACAATATACTTCATAAATTAAATTTATTATATTTAAGGTGAAATTTCGTGAAAGCTGATGTGAGTTTGGGTATATTTTTAAAGGATAAAGCAAAGCTGTTTTCAAAGCATGTAAAGCTGTTAAAAGCCGTAGATGAGACTAGATCTATTACAAAAGCGGCAGAAAAAATAGGCGTATCGTATAAAACGGCGTGGGATACTTTAGACATGTTAAATAATAAAAGCCCGCTTCCGCTGTTAGAACGGGCGGAGGGGAGTAAGAAAAATAGTGGCACGAGGCTTAGTGAGTATGCGCTTGAGCTTATAGATACCTTTGAAAAGCTCCTAATTGTGCAACAAAGCTTCCTTGAAAGAGTGCTTGAAAGCGGCATAGATGCAAAAAAGCTAGCAGCACTAAGTGGGCTAAATATCGCCCTAAGCGCTAGAAATCAGCTAAGTGGCGTAATCGAACAAATAGCAGAGCTTGAGCTTTTAAGCTTAATTAGTGTAAGGCTAAGTAGTGGCGATATGCTAAGGGCTAAAATCACAGCAAGCAGCCAAAAGGCGCTAAATTTACAAATCGGTTCAAACGTCGTAATGATATTTAAATCTCCAGTCGTAAGTCTAAGCAAGAAGGCGAATGAGGGTGAAAATATCATAGGCGGCACACTATCACAGCTAATGATAAATAAAACTCAAGCTGAGGTGCTTTTGCATGTGTCAGATGGTTTAAATTTAACAGCTACAGTAAGCGCGGACGAGGCTAGTGCGCTAAAAGTGGGCGATACGGTGTATGCTAAAATAGATGAAAATGACATTATAATAGGGGTATAAAATGAATAAATTTATTTTTAAGGCGGCTTTTGCGGCTTTAATGGCGCTTAGCTTGCAGGCTAAAGAGGTGGTGGTTTACGCAGCGGCAAATACGACGTATGCTTTTCCTGAGCTTATAAAGAAATTTAATACTCATCACAAAGATACACAAATAAAGCTCACTCTAGGTTCAAGCGGTGCGCTTAGTACGCAGATAAGAAACGGTGCAAATGCCGATATATTCCTAGCGGCTAATATGGATTTTGTAAATAAACTAGCAGATGATGGCTTTAGTGAAACTAAGCCTGTGGTGTATGCTAGGGGTAAGCTTGCGCTTTTTAGTCTTGAGCGGATTGCACTTAATGATGGCATAAAATCCGTGTTAAACGCAAAAAGCATAAGCATAGCAAACCCAAAAACAGCCCCATACGGAACAGCCAGCATAGAGGCGCTTAAAAATGCTAAAATTTTAACAAAAGTAGAGCCTAAAATAATCTATGCGCAAAAAATTTCTGAGACTTTATCGCAGGCTCTAAGCGCTGCTGATGTCGGATTTATCGCGGCTAGCGCACTATATAGCCCAAAAATGACACAGTATAAAGAGGGGGTAAATTATATCTTTATAAACTCAGAACTTTACTCGCCTATAGACCAAGGCATTGTGCTTTTAAACCACGCCAAAGATAGCAAAGAAGCGCGCGAGTTTTATGAGTTTTTGCTAGGCGATGAGGCTAGGGCTATATTTGCTAAGTTTGGCTACGATTTGCCATAATGCTAGCCACTGTAAAAAGCGTAAAAAGCACCAAAGGGGCGAGCTTTTACGAGCTTATTGGTGCTAATGCAAAGCTAAAAATGCTAATCATAGGCGATAATGGCGCCTTAATCCCAAATGAGCGCATAAGGATTAGCGTAAAAAGTAGCGACGTAGCCGTAGCCTTATCGCCTATTTGTGATATATCCATTTCAAATTGCCTAAAATGCGAGGTTGTAGGTTTAAATGTGGGTGAGATTTTGGCTACAGTTACGCTTAGATTAGATGATGAAAGCTTGATTGAGAGCATTATTACGGCTAGTTCTGCGAGGGGTTTAAATTTGAGCATAGGGCTTAGGGTATATGCGCTTATAAAGGCCACAAGTCTTTTTGTGAAAGAGAGAATTTGATAAATTTAGAGTGCGAAAAACGGCTAAATGGCGGTGATGGTAGCTTTTTGCTTGAAGCAAATATGAGCGTCAATGAGGGCGAGATAGTCGCGCTTTATGGGCGTTCTGGAAGTGGAAAGACCACTATTTTGCGCCTTTTAGCAGGCTTTGAAACCCCTGATAGTGGGCGTATTAGTGTGGGTGGGGAGGTGTTTTATGATAGCAAGGCTGGTATTAATATCCCTCCGCAAAGGAGAAATATAGGCTTTTTGTTTCAAAATTATGCCCTTTTTGATAATATGAATGTCGAGCAAAACCTTCTTTACGCACAAAATGATAAAAAGCTCTGCTCCTATTTGCTTGAAATTTTAGAGCTTAAAGATCTAGCACGTGCTAGTATAGAGAGCCTAAGCGGTGGACAAAAGCAGCGCGTAGCAATAGCTAGGGCTTTGATGCGCCACCCTAGGATTTTGCTACTTGATGAGCCGCTTTCTGCGCTTGATAACGCCATGAGGGAGAAATTGCAGGATTTCTTGCTCACTCTTTATGAGGAGTTTAAATTTACCTGCATACTGATAAGCCATGATATAGGCGAGATTTATAGGCTTTGTGGTCGAGTTTTTAGCGTGGATTGTGGCAAGATTAGCCAAGCGAGTGTGCAGCAGAAATTTTTAGGTTTTAATGAAGGGTTAAATTTAAACCTTCACGCAAAGATTGTCGATATTAGCGAGATTGATGGGGCTTTTGTGGTGGTTTTTAGTTTAGGACAACAGCTTTCTAGGGTGCTTTTAAGCAAAAGTGAAGTCTTTGGATTGAAAGTGGGCGATAGGATTAGACTAAGCACAGAGGCATTTAGCCTAAGGGTAAACAAGGCTTGAAATTCGCTTTTTAAGCCTTGTTTGGATAGAAATTATAAAAACTTAAACAAAAGTTTTTGGGCTTTGATTGTTTTGCAAAAGTGCTATAAATAAATCTCAAATATATTTTGTAAAGTTTTTGTTTATCGCTTTGCTAAGTCATGTAAAGAATTTGCGTTAGCTATGAAATGCCATAACGTAATATTACTCGCATAAGTGGCTTTTTGCGGTTTTTATAGGCTAGTACTTTCATTTTGAAGTTGTTGAAATAAATTTAAATCCTAAAAACTTTGATTTTATTTTATCGGTGTTTTAAATTTATCATCCCTTTTAAACAATAACAATCTTAAGGCAAGCTCTAGCCACGTATGAGCGACTTATTAATCGCTCGTGCATGGTAAGACTTGCACTACGAGGAGTTTGTTATAAAGTGCTAAAATCCGCTGGTAAAAAGGCTTTATTACGAAGCCATCCCCTTAGCTTTATCAATGTCGACACTTTAGTTTAAAACCTACTTTGACACAACAAAGCTATATCAAAGGAGTGTATGTGGACTACGGTATCTTTGCGGCAACTACTTGCCGTGTGCCAATAAATCACACTGGTAAATTATTTTATGCCTTGCATTAAATTTAAAAGTCTAAGTCGTAATAGCATTTTTGATAATACTTTTAAAAAAAGTCAAATTTAAATCCAAGTCCATCTTATTACGCTAGGTAATTGTGCGCTATTTTATAGTGTTAAATTTGCGCCATTTGGCTTCTTAAATCAAGAAGCCAAAATGTCTGTAAAACACTCAGTAGTCAAGCTCTGGCTTTGGAGTGGCATCTGTGCTAACTGGCAGCATAGGGTAGCTTATATTTTCAAGTTTGCCTGTTAGAGATTTTAAAAATGCCACTATATCAGCTGCTTCTTTGTCGTTTATGTCTACGCCAAGCTGCACGCTTCCCATGGTTTTTACAGCCTCTGCTAATGACCAAATCACGCCATTGTGAAAATACGGCGCAGTAAGCTCTACGTTGCGCAAAGTAGGGGCTTTTACCATGCCATTTGCGTCGCCCTTAAAGTCACCGACACTGGCAAATTTATACTTATTTGCCACCTCAAACGGAGCTAGAGTGCCGCCTAGATTTATTCCGCCGTGGCAGGTTACACAGCCTTTGTCTAAAAATAGCTTAAGCCCAGCTTTTTCTTGCGTATTTAGGGCGCTTTCTTTGCCTTCTAAAAACTCATCAAACCTACTAGGAGTTACAAGTGTTCGCTCAAATATTCCTATCGTCGTAGCTACAAGCGCAAAATCGATCTTTACATTTTCGCCGTAAGCTTTTTTAAAGAGTTTGGCGTATTCTGGCATGCTTTTTACCCTAGCTTCGACCAAATCAGGGGTTGCCGCCATTTCTGGGCTTGCTTGAATTGGGCCTTGAGCTTGATCTGCTAGGTGGGCTGCTCTGCCGTCCCAAAACTGCGCAGAGTTAAAGACTGAGTTTAGCACGGTTGGGGCGTTTAGATGGTGTGGATTTGGTGTCCATTTATGCCCTGTGCTAGCTGGTACACCGTCGCTGCCGCCAAGACCCAGGTTATGACAGGTGTTGCAGCTTATTATTCCGCTTCTTGATATTCTAGGATCAAAATAAAGCGCCTTGCCAAGCTCTACTCGTTCGGTGGTTGTGGGGTACTTTAGCGAGTCTGGTGCTGCTTCGTTTATTAGCTTTGCAAGCTCTTTTTTATCCGTTGGTATGGGTGTTAGTCCAGCCTCTTTTGCCTCATCTATTAGCTTGC belongs to Campylobacter sp. 19-13652 and includes:
- a CDS encoding phospholipid-binding protein MlaC encodes the protein MKIILSILLAFSLAFGVEINEIKDDVAKRVENSIKILNDKSLDENAKQNAVVAQFDPIFDYELMAKISLGFKNYDALNKEEQSAYVKNFSQMLKRIYASRLKDYTDEEFIIDSLEQPKPQRAVLNAHLQSKGKRYDVTYKYYNANERGWLVYDVEIVGVSIVQTYKGQFADVLKNGGINAVIEALKAQ
- a CDS encoding VacJ family lipoprotein; translated protein: MRIFLALFFAISIGFASTNDFESEFKQPQSVFDPLSGYNKMMTSFNDFMYTNIFIPTAKGYAAVVPETGRNVISNFFDNLKFPIRLINNLLQFKFQGAWDETRRFIANTIIGFAGFTDVATSYYHIPRHDEDFGQTLGAWGIGSGFHVVLPILGPSNLRDMVGFVGDMFTSPLYYVDPSEAGLGAAVYRDFNNLSLNPNEYDKFKKDSVSLYPMIRDAYEQNRAHKIKE
- a CDS encoding TOBE domain-containing protein is translated as MKADVSLGIFLKDKAKLFSKHVKLLKAVDETRSITKAAEKIGVSYKTAWDTLDMLNNKSPLPLLERAEGSKKNSGTRLSEYALELIDTFEKLLIVQQSFLERVLESGIDAKKLAALSGLNIALSARNQLSGVIEQIAELELLSLISVRLSSGDMLRAKITASSQKALNLQIGSNVVMIFKSPVVSLSKKANEGENIIGGTLSQLMINKTQAEVLLHVSDGLNLTATVSADEASALKVGDTVYAKIDENDIIIGV
- the modA gene encoding molybdate ABC transporter substrate-binding protein, which translates into the protein MNKFIFKAAFAALMALSLQAKEVVVYAAANTTYAFPELIKKFNTHHKDTQIKLTLGSSGALSTQIRNGANADIFLAANMDFVNKLADDGFSETKPVVYARGKLALFSLERIALNDGIKSVLNAKSISIANPKTAPYGTASIEALKNAKILTKVEPKIIYAQKISETLSQALSAADVGFIAASALYSPKMTQYKEGVNYIFINSELYSPIDQGIVLLNHAKDSKEAREFYEFLLGDEARAIFAKFGYDLP
- a CDS encoding molybdopterin-binding protein — protein: MLATVKSVKSTKGASFYELIGANAKLKMLIIGDNGALIPNERIRISVKSSDVAVALSPICDISISNCLKCEVVGLNVGEILATVTLRLDDESLIESIITASSARGLNLSIGLRVYALIKATSLFVKERI
- a CDS encoding ATP-binding cassette domain-containing protein encodes the protein MINLECEKRLNGGDGSFLLEANMSVNEGEIVALYGRSGSGKTTILRLLAGFETPDSGRISVGGEVFYDSKAGINIPPQRRNIGFLFQNYALFDNMNVEQNLLYAQNDKKLCSYLLEILELKDLARASIESLSGGQKQRVAIARALMRHPRILLLDEPLSALDNAMREKLQDFLLTLYEEFKFTCILISHDIGEIYRLCGRVFSVDCGKISQASVQQKFLGFNEGLNLNLHAKIVDISEIDGAFVVVFSLGQQLSRVLLSKSEVFGLKVGDRIRLSTEAFSLRVNKA
- a CDS encoding cytochrome-c peroxidase; this translates as MKLRSIALSAVLISSLSASKLIDEAKEAGLTPIPTDKKELAKLINEAAPDSLKYPTTTERVELGKALYFDPRISRSGIISCNTCHNLGLGGSDGVPASTGHKWTPNPHHLNAPTVLNSVFNSAQFWDGRAAHLADQAQGPIQASPEMAATPDLVEARVKSMPEYAKLFKKAYGENVKIDFALVATTIGIFERTLVTPSRFDEFLEGKESALNTQEKAGLKLFLDKGCVTCHGGINLGGTLAPFEVANKYKFASVGDFKGDANGMVKAPTLRNVELTAPYFHNGVIWSLAEAVKTMGSVQLGVDINDKEAADIVAFLKSLTGKLENISYPMLPVSTDATPKPELDY